One window of Sphingobium sp. HWE2-09 genomic DNA carries:
- a CDS encoding aldehyde dehydrogenase family protein, translating to MLHISRPTLRPDTQAFIDRRGGGNGLLIDGEWREAQGSATLATLDPATGAELARISDASTADVDEAVAAARKALPGWRATTPVARARILWAIADLIEAHIDELAELETLDQGKPLFVGRWAEIPGAVNQFRFFAGQAMAIEGQTLNSSIDYQPQGKQVSTWTLRESVGVVAAIVPWNSPLVLTAMKLAPALAAGCTLVLKPAEDTSLSALRLGELMLEAGLPAGVLNIVTGLGSKTGAALSTHAGVDKIAFTGSTATGRAILDAAKIDFKRVTLELGGKSPTIVMPDADLSLAIPGVANAIFFNGGQVCIAGSRLYVHSSIRDQVIEGVAAYAQGLALGHGLDAATQMGPLVSARHAERVAGFIDGARTDGATIVTGGERLGEAGTFITPTLVTDVRQDMAIVREEVFGPVLVAQSFDDADEVIAAANDSQYGLASSVWTESLSTAHRMSSAIHAGTVWINCHAMYDASLPIGGVKQSGWGRDSGKQALDSYLEWKTVCAVI from the coding sequence ATGTTGCACATTTCCCGCCCCACGCTCCGCCCTGATACGCAAGCGTTCATCGACCGTCGCGGCGGGGGCAACGGCCTGTTGATCGATGGCGAATGGCGCGAAGCCCAAGGTAGCGCCACGCTTGCGACGCTGGACCCCGCGACTGGTGCCGAACTGGCGCGAATCAGTGATGCGTCGACAGCCGACGTCGATGAAGCCGTGGCCGCCGCGCGCAAAGCGCTGCCCGGTTGGCGCGCGACGACGCCGGTGGCCCGCGCCCGCATCCTGTGGGCGATCGCCGACCTGATCGAGGCGCATATCGACGAATTGGCGGAACTGGAAACGCTGGACCAGGGCAAGCCGCTGTTCGTGGGGCGCTGGGCAGAGATTCCCGGCGCGGTCAACCAGTTCCGTTTCTTTGCCGGGCAGGCAATGGCGATTGAGGGGCAGACGCTCAACAGTTCGATCGATTATCAGCCGCAGGGCAAGCAAGTGTCGACCTGGACGCTGCGCGAATCGGTGGGCGTGGTCGCGGCGATCGTGCCGTGGAACTCCCCGCTGGTGCTGACCGCGATGAAGCTGGCCCCGGCGCTGGCGGCGGGCTGCACCCTTGTCCTCAAACCCGCCGAAGATACGTCGCTATCGGCGCTGCGGCTGGGCGAATTGATGCTGGAGGCGGGCTTGCCCGCGGGCGTGCTGAACATCGTCACAGGCCTGGGCAGCAAGACCGGCGCAGCGCTATCCACCCATGCGGGCGTGGACAAGATCGCCTTCACCGGCTCCACCGCGACGGGCCGCGCGATCCTGGACGCAGCCAAGATCGACTTCAAGCGCGTCACCCTGGAATTGGGCGGCAAGTCGCCCACCATCGTGATGCCCGATGCGGACCTGAGCCTTGCCATCCCCGGGGTCGCCAACGCGATCTTCTTCAACGGCGGTCAGGTGTGCATCGCGGGATCGCGTCTCTATGTGCATAGCAGTATCCGCGATCAGGTGATCGAGGGGGTCGCCGCCTATGCGCAGGGACTGGCGCTGGGCCATGGACTGGATGCCGCGACACAGATGGGACCGCTGGTATCGGCGCGTCATGCCGAAAGGGTGGCAGGCTTCATCGACGGCGCGCGCACGGATGGCGCGACGATCGTCACTGGCGGCGAACGGCTGGGCGAAGCGGGCACCTTCATCACGCCGACACTGGTGACGGACGTGCGGCAGGACATGGCGATTGTGCGCGAAGAAGTGTTCGGGCCGGTGCTGGTCGCGCAAAGTTTCGACGATGCGGATGAAGTGATCGCGGCGGCCAACGACAGCCAATATGGCTTGGCATCGAGCGTGTGGACGGAGTCGCTGTCCACCGCCCATCGCATGAGTAGCGCGATCCATGCCGGGACGGTGTGGATCAACTGCCACGCCATGTATGACGCCAGCCTGCCGATCGGCGGCGTCAAGCAATCAGGCTGGGGCCGGGACAGCGGCAAGCAGGCGCTCGACAGCTATCTGGAATGGAAGACAGTCTGCGCAGTGATCTGA